A window of the Loxodonta africana isolate mLoxAfr1 chromosome 3, mLoxAfr1.hap2, whole genome shotgun sequence genome harbors these coding sequences:
- the IVL gene encoding involucrin: MSQQHTLPVSLPAVLSQQPLKTVSPPLDTQQEQVKQPTPLPAPCQKVPSELPVEVPWEQGEKYTAPVKEVPEQEQGQQQHQEHQQQEPQEQIQHQEHQQQEPQEQIQHQVQQLQQLQEQVQDQEQQQQEPQQQEQHQEQQQQETQQQEQHQEQQQQEPQQQEQHQEQQQQEPQEQIQHQVQQLQQEQHQEQQQQEPQEQIQHQEQQQQEPQEQIQHQVQQLQQLQEQAQDQEQQQQETQQQEQHQEQQQQEPQEQIQHQEHQQQEPQEQIQHQVQQLQQLQEQAQDQEQQQQETQQQEQHQEQQQQEPQEQIQHQEQQQQEPQHQEQQQQETQQQEQHQEQQQQEPQEQIQHQEQQQQQPQHQEQQQQEPQEQIQHQEHQQQEPQEQIQHQEQQQQETQQQEQHQEQQQQEPQEQIQHQVQRQQQPQEQVQDQEQQQQQEPQEQEQHQEQQQQQPQEPQVQVPYQEQKQEQQHQEQHQEHQESENLEQQLELENAQREQQLEEQLEQEKKLLGHQMDRELEKRDEQLGKKEEQLLEHLEHQEMQPELSVQQEEQPVLIPAPDQVQETQPVQLPKGEVLFPTEHHQQKQEVQCPSKHK, encoded by the exons ATGTCCCAGCAGCACACACTGCCAGTGAGCCTCCCCGCTGTGCTCAGTCAGCAGCCCCTCAAGACCGTTTCTCCTCCACTTGATACCCAGCAAGAACAAGTGAAGCAGCCAACCCCACTGCCTGCCCCATGCCAGAAGGTGCCCTCTGAGCTCCCAGTGGAGGTCCCCTGGGAGCAGGGGGAGAAATATACAGCTCCTGTGAAGGAAGTGCCTGAGCAAGAGCAGGGGcagcagcagcaccaggaacaccAGCAACAAGAGCCACAGGAGCAGATACAGCACCAGGAACACCAGCAACAAGAGCCACAGGAGCAGATACAGCACCAGGTCCAGCAGCTGCAACAGCTGCAGGAGCAGGTACAGGATCAGGAACAGCAGCAGCAAGAGCCACAGCAACAGGAACAGCACCAGGAACAGCAGCAGCAAGAGACACAGCAACAGGAACAGCACCAGGAACAGCAGCAGCAAGAGCCACAGCAACAGGAACAGCACCAGGAACAGCAGCAGCAAGAGCCACAGGAACAGATACAGCACCAGGTACAGCAGCTGCAACAggagcagcaccaggaacagcagcagcaggagccaCAGGAACAGATACAGCACCAGGAACAGCAGCAGCAAGAGCCACAGGAGCAGATACAGCACCAGGTCCAGCAGCTGCAACAGCTGCAGGAGCAGGCACAAGATCAGGAACAGCAGCAGCAAGAGACACAGCAACAggagcagcaccaggaacagcagcagcaggagccaCAGGAGCAGATACAGCACCAGGAACACCAGCAACAAGAGCCACAGGAGCAGATACAGCACCAGGTCCAGCAGCTGCAACAGCTGCAGGAGCAGGCACAAGATCAGGAACAGCAGCAGCAAGAGACACAGCAACAggagcagcaccaggaacagcagcagcaggagccaCAGGAGCAGATACAGCACCAGGAACAGCAACAGCAAGAGCCACAGCACCAGGAACAGCAGCAGCAAGAGACACAGCAACAGGAACAGCACCAggaacagcagcagcaggagccaCAGGAACAGATACAGCACCaggaacagcagcagcaacagccacAGCACCAGGAACAGCAGCAGCAAGAGCCACAGGAGCAGATACAGCACCAGGAACACCAGCAACAAGAGCCACAGGAGCAGATACAGCACCAG GAACAGCAGCAGCAAGAGACACAGCAACAggagcagcaccaggaacagcagcagcaggagccaCAGGAGCAGATACAGCACCAGGTACAGCGGCAGCAACAGCCACAGGAGCAGGTACAGGATcaggaacagcagcagcagcaagagcCACAGGAGCAGGAACAGCATCaagaacagcagcagcagcagccacagGAGCCACAGGTGCAGGTACCGTATCAGGAACAGAAACAGgaacagcagcaccaggaacagcaTCAGGAACATCAGGAATCAGAAAACCTAGAGCAGCAGCTTGAACTGGAGAATGCACAAAGGGAGCAGCAGCTGGAGGAGCAACTGGAACAGGAGAAGAAGCTCTTGGGCCACCAAATGGATCGAGAGCTAGAAAAGAGAGATGAGCAattgggaaagaaagaagagcagcTGCTGGAGCACCTGGAGCATCAAGAGATGCAACCAGAGCTGTCAGTTCAGCAGGAGGAGCAGCCTGTGCTCATCCCAGCTCCTGACCAGGTCCAAGAGACCCAGCCAGTCCAGCTGCCTAAGGGAGAAGTCTTGTTCCCTACGGAGCACCATCAGCAGAAGCAGGAGGTTCAGTGCCCCTCCAAACACAAGTAG